From a single Natronorubrum tibetense GA33 genomic region:
- a CDS encoding CPBP family intramembrane glutamic endopeptidase has product MDSKSDSERDSGERKTEFDGITARGVGALFALGFLGIVALAATTPAQLADIPEAADVPVVLLVAAVIVQSSILLVIAVLIGCYTAPRVGLRSHVLERVTRGTPILPRLREEFPIAAGLGIAAGLAIVLAEAVLAPTPANAPGSADATIGAVLASVPLRFLYGGITEELLLRWGFMSLVAFGLWKTVGRTSAEPSSRLMASAVTIAAVVFGIGHLPAALALYGELTPEVVTWIVLGNAIGGLAFGWLFWKRSLEAAMLAHGFAHVVFVALSLVIVAV; this is encoded by the coding sequence ATGGACTCGAAGAGCGACTCCGAACGCGACAGCGGTGAGCGCAAAACGGAATTTGACGGCATCACGGCCCGTGGCGTCGGCGCGCTGTTCGCTCTCGGATTCCTCGGTATCGTCGCACTGGCGGCCACGACCCCCGCACAACTGGCCGACATCCCCGAGGCCGCAGACGTTCCCGTGGTATTGCTCGTCGCCGCAGTCATCGTCCAGTCGTCGATCCTCCTCGTAATCGCCGTCTTGATCGGCTGCTATACCGCACCCAGAGTCGGGCTTCGCTCGCACGTCCTCGAGCGAGTCACCCGCGGCACACCGATCCTTCCGCGACTCCGCGAGGAATTCCCCATCGCTGCCGGACTCGGTATCGCCGCTGGACTCGCGATCGTCTTGGCGGAAGCCGTCCTCGCACCGACGCCCGCGAACGCGCCGGGATCGGCCGACGCGACCATCGGTGCCGTACTCGCGAGCGTTCCGCTCCGATTCCTTTACGGCGGGATCACCGAGGAACTGCTCCTGCGCTGGGGCTTCATGTCGCTCGTCGCGTTCGGCCTCTGGAAGACGGTCGGCCGGACGTCGGCCGAGCCGTCCTCGAGACTGATGGCCAGCGCAGTTACAATCGCCGCTGTCGTCTTCGGAATCGGCCACTTGCCCGCCGCACTGGCGCTCTACGGCGAGTTGACGCCCGAGGTCGTCACCTGGATCGTCCTCGGCAACGCGATCGGCGGGCTGGCGTTCGGATGGCTGTTCTGGAAGCGGAGTCTCGAGGCGGCCATGCTCGCTCACGGCTTCGCGCACGTGGTGTTCGTCGCGCTGTCGCTCGTGATCGTGGCCGTTTGA
- a CDS encoding helix-turn-helix domain-containing protein, translating to MREFVFALEYESRTNPVADVLADYPDASIRSLSCHVTSDSLWRVDHAEGSPEALEALEKAYKTAEFFADCLVKDDCGADCEVQVLDRSNDTLVVYTYWDRTEVCTSVPHVALEYLGEGLLFETYREGRRYRWRIVLGSDAPIHEFFDALGEEVGECTGMEMLRLTELDPDRSHPEPAEDLPDEQRDALRAAVDHGYYETPRRIELSDLAERLGIPRSTLSYRLRRAEASLATTFVDEDDSLETLAADV from the coding sequence ATGAGAGAATTCGTCTTCGCCCTCGAGTACGAATCGAGGACGAACCCGGTCGCCGACGTGCTCGCCGACTACCCCGACGCGTCGATTCGTTCGCTGTCGTGTCACGTCACGAGCGACAGCCTCTGGCGGGTCGACCACGCGGAGGGCTCCCCGGAGGCGCTCGAGGCCCTCGAGAAGGCCTACAAAACGGCGGAATTCTTCGCGGACTGTCTCGTGAAAGACGACTGCGGCGCGGATTGTGAGGTGCAGGTGCTCGACCGCTCGAACGACACATTAGTCGTCTACACCTACTGGGATCGAACCGAGGTCTGTACGTCGGTTCCCCACGTGGCCCTCGAGTATCTCGGCGAGGGGCTCCTCTTCGAGACCTACCGCGAGGGCCGGCGCTACCGCTGGCGGATCGTGCTGGGAAGCGACGCGCCGATCCACGAGTTCTTCGACGCGTTAGGCGAGGAGGTCGGCGAGTGTACGGGAATGGAGATGCTGCGGCTGACGGAACTCGATCCGGACCGGTCCCACCCCGAACCCGCGGAGGACCTGCCGGACGAACAGCGCGACGCGTTGCGAGCCGCAGTCGACCACGGCTACTACGAGACGCCGCGCCGGATCGAACTCTCGGACCTCGCCGAGCGACTCGGGATCCCTCGATCGACGCTCTCCTACCGACTCCGCCGGGCCGAAGCCAGCCTCGCGACAACGTTCGTCGACGAGGACGACTCGCTCGAAACGCTGGCTGCGGACGTCTAG